The genomic window GATATTTTCAAATTCGATCACACCATCAAACTTAGCTACGATGTTAGATTCTGCAGCAATGTTTGATGCAGTACCACCCACGTGGAAAGTACGAAGTGTTAACTGTGTACCCGGCTCACCGATTGACTGTGCTGCAATTACACCAACTGCCTCACCTCTTTGAACGCGTTTACCAGATGCTAAGTTACGGCCATAACATAATGCACAAACACCACGTTTAGATTCGCAAGTTAATACTGAACGGATCTCGATACCTTCTAGTGGAGATTCTTCGATCAATTTAGCTACATCTTCGTTAATATCTTCTCCAGCACCTACCAATAAAGTGTTATCCAATGGATTGTACACATCATGTAGTGAAGTACGGCCTAAAATCCTGTCGTATAATGGTTCAACGATATCTTCCTGATCTTTTAAAGCGGTCGTATACATACCTCTTAAAGTTCCACAATCGTTATCGTTAACAATCATATCCTGTGCCACATCATGTAAACGACGGGTTAAGTAACCCGCATCCGCCGTTTTTAACGCCGTATCTGCCAAACCTTTACGCGCACCGTGAGTAGAGATAAAGTACTCTAATACCGATAAACCTTCTTTAAAGTTTGATAAGATCGGGTTTTCGATGATATCGCCACCTGAACCTGATTTTTGAGGTTTCGCCATCAAACCACGCATTCCGCAAAGCTGACGAATCTGCTCTTTAGATCCACGTGCACCTGAATCAAGCATCATGTAAACCGAGTTAAAACCTTGGTTATCTGATGATAACTGAGTCATAACGAATGTAGTTAACCTGTTGTTGATACGGGTCCAGATATCGATAATCTGGTTGTAACGTTCGTTGTTGGTAATGAAACCCATGTTATAGTTGTTTCTTACCTCTTCAACTTCAGCTGCTGCCTGTTCTAATAAAGTATGTTTTTCTACCGGAATGTTTACGTCTTGTAAGTTGAACGATAAACCTCCCTGGAATGCCATTTTGAAACCTAATTCTTTGATATCATCTAAGAATTGAGAAGCACGGGCCATACCAGTCATTTTCACTACTTCACCAATAATATCTCTTAAAGATTTTTTGGTTAATAATTCATTGATATAACCCACTTCTTCAGGAACCATTTGGTTGAACAATACCCTACCTACAGTAGTTTCAGTTAATTTATTAACGATAGAACCATCGGCTTGTTTAACATTTACCCTTACTTTGATAAACGCATGCAAGTCTAATTCTTTCTCGTTATAAGCAATAATAACTTCTTCCGGAGAATAGAAATTCGAATCCTGTCCTTTTACAACTCTGGTTTCATCTGTTCTGCGGCCTTTAGTAATATAATAAAGACCTAAAACCATATCCTGTGATGGTACTGTAATTGGCGTACCGTTTGCAGGGTTTAAGATGTTGTGTGCGGCCAACATTAATACTTGGGCTTCCAAAATTGCTGCATTACCTAAAGGTAAGTGGACAGCCATCTGGTCACCATCAAAATCGGCGTTGAATGCAGTACAAACTAGTGGGTGTAACTGGATTGCTTTTCCTTCAATTAATTTTGGCTGGAAAGCCTGAATACCTAGTCTGTGTAGCGTAGGTGCACGGTTTAATAATACCGGGTGACCTTTTAATACATTTTCTAAGATATCCCAAACTAATGGATCTTTTCTATCAACGATTTTCTTAGCAGATTTAACTGTTTTTACTACACCACGCTCAATCATCTTACGAATAATGAACGGTTTGTAAAGCTCAGCAGCCATATCTTTAGGAATACCGCACTCGTGTAATTTAAGGCTAGGCCCTACAACAATTACAGAACGAGCTGAATAATCCACACGTTTACCTAATAAATTCTGACGGAAACGACCTTGTTTACCTTTCAGGATATCTGAAAGTGACTTCAAAGCACGGTTACCTTCAGTTTTTACCGCGTTAACTTTACGTGAGTTATCGAATAACGAATCTACAGCTTCCTGCAACATACGTTTCTCGTTACGTAAAATTACCTCTGGCGCTTTAATCTCGATCAAACGTTTTAAACGGTTGTTACGGATAATTACACGACGGTATAAATCATTTAAATCGGAAGTAGCGAAACGACCACCTTCTAATGGCACTAACGGACGTAATTCTGGTGGAATAACCGGAACGATTTTAACAATCATCCACTCAGGGCGATTCTCGATACGTGTATTAGCTCCACGGAAAGCTTCAACAACCTGAAGACGTTTTAAAGCCTCATTTTTACGTTGCTGAGAAGTTTCGTTAGCTGCCTGGTGACGTAAATCATAAGATAAAGTATCTAAATCAATACGTTTTAATAAATCTTCTAATGCTTCAGCACCCATTTTGGCGATGAATTTATTAGGATCTTTATCGTCTAAGTATTGGTTTTCTTTAGGTAATTTATCTAAGATATCTAAATATTCTTCTTCTGTTAAGAAGTCCATATAGTTGATACCTTCCTCAGCCATTAAGCCTGATTGAATAACTACGTAACGCTCGTAATAGATAATTAAATCTAATTTTTTAGTAGGTAAACCTAATAAATAACCGATTTTGTTTGGTAAAGAGCGGAAGTACCAGATGTGCGCAACAGGAACCACTAAAGCAATGTGTCCCATACGCTCACGACGTACTTTTTTCTCCGTTACTTCAACACCACAACGATCGCAAACAATACCTTTATAACGGATACGTTTGTATTTACCGCAATGACATTCGTAATCTTTTACCGGACCAAAAATACGCTCACAGAACAAACCATCACGCTCAGGTTTGTAAGTACGGTAGTTAATGGTTTCTGGTTTCAGCACCTCACCGCTTGAACGTTCCAAAATAATTTCTGGAGACGATAAGCTAATTGTGATTGATGTGAAATTGCTTTTTAATTTATTATCCTTTTTGTAAGACATATCTTTTTGTTTTTAGTAGCAAGTACTTAGCATCAAGTATCAAGCTTGAATTAACCTTCTTGATACTCAATACTTTATACTTAATACTTAGTCTAACGTAATATCTAAACCTAATCCGCGTAACTCATGTACCAATACGTTGAACGATTCTGGTACACCTGGTGTTGGTAGGTTCTCACCTTTAACAATGGCTTCGTAAGTTTTGGCTCTTCCGATTACATCATCCGATTTAACGGTTAAGATCTCTTGAAGAATATTAGCTGCACCGAATGCCTCTAATGCCCAAACCTCCATCTCACCAAAACGCTGACCACCGAACTGAGCTTTACCACCCAATGGTTGTTGTGTAATTAATGAGTATGGTCCGATTGAACGGGCGTGCATCTTATCATCAACCATGTGACCTAATTTCAACATGTAGATAATACCTACAGTTGTAGTCTGATCGAAACGCTCACCTGTTAAACCATTGTATAAGTAGGTTTTTCCTGAAGCAGGAACTCCCGCTTTAGCAATCCACTCTTCTACTTCTTGGTGGGTAGCACCATCAAAAATTGGTGTTGCAAATTTAACACCTAATTCTTGGCCTGCCCAAGCTAAAATAGTTTCGTAGATCTGACCAAGGTTCATACGTGAAGGTACACCCAGTGGGTTCAACACGATATCAACCGGAGTACCATCAGCTAAGAAAGGCATATCTTCATCACGTACAATACGTGCAACAATACCTTTGTTACCGTGGCGACCCGCCATTTTATCACCTACTTTTAATTTACGTTTTTTAGCTACATAAACTTTTGCCATCTGTACGATTCCTGAAGGAAGCTCATCACCTACACTGATCGCGAATTTATCGCGTTTGTAAGCACCAAGTTCTTCGTTAACGCGGATACCGTAGTTGTGAAGCAACATTTTAATCATCTCGTTTTTATCATCATCAGTAGTCCATTTGTTAGGGCTAATGTGATTATAATCAAGCTCAGCTAAAATTTTCTGAGTAAATTTAGCGCCTTTAGCAACCAATAATTCTTTGTAAATGTTAAATACACCCTGAGATGTTTTTCCGTTTACGATGGTGAATAATTTGTCAACTAGTTCTGCTTTTAATTTCTCAGTGATATTGTTATATCCTTTGTCTAATTTCTCAATTGCCGATTTTTCCTCAGCTTTTGTAGTTTTCTTAGCACGGCTGAATAATTTAGTATCAATTACCACACCTTGGATTGAAGGAGGAGTTTTTAAAGACGCATCTTTAACATCACCTGCTTTATCACCAAAAATTGCACGCAGTAATTTCTCTTCCGGTGAAGGATCAGATTCTCCTTTTGGAGTAATCTTACCAATTAAAATATCACCTTCTTTTACATCAGCACCTATACGGATAATACCATTTTCATCAAGGTCTTTAGTAGCCTCTTCAGAAACGTTCGGGATATCTGGTGTTAATTCCTCTTCTCCACGTTTAGTATCACGTACTTCTAATTCAAACTCTTCAATATGCAATGAAGTGAAAACGTCATCACGAACAATGCGTTCGTTAATTACAATCGCATCCTCAAAGTTGAAACCTTGCCAAGGCATGAATGCCACTTTCAAGTTTCTACCCAATGCTAATTCACCATTTTCAGTTGCATAACCTTCGCAAAGTACTTGTCCTTTAGTAACTTTCTGACCTTTCTTAACGATTGGTTTTAAGTTGATACAAGTATTCTGGTTGGTTTTTTTGAATTTAATTAAACGGTAAGTTTTGCTATCACCTTCAAATGAAACTAAACGATCATCTTCGTTACGCTCATATTTAATGGTGATTTCGTTAGCATCAACATACTCTACAACACCGTCACCTTCTGCGTTGATCAAAGTTCTTGAGTCACGTGCAACGCGACCTTCTAAACCTGTACCTACAATTGGTGCTTCAGGACGTAACAATGGCACGGCCTGACGTTGCATGTTCGATCCCATCAAAGCCCTGTTCGCATCATCATGTTCTAAGAACGGAATTAACGAAGCAGCGATTGAAGTAATCTGGTTAGGCGCAACGTCCATTAAGTCTAATTTCTCAGGCTCAATAATCGGGAAGTCACCCTCATAACGTGCTTTAACACGCGGTGTAGTAAAGTTACCTTTATCATCGTACTCTGCATTGGCCTGAGCGATGGTTTTACCATCTTCATCCTCAGCAGATAAATAAATAACGTCTGAATCTACAACTACTTTACCATCTTCAACGCGTTTGTATGGTGTTTCAATGAAACCTAAATTATTGATTTTTGCATGCACACAAAGTGATGAAATCAAACCAATGTTTGGTCCCTCTGGAGTTTCAATAGTACATAAACGACCATAGTGAGTATAGTGAACGTCACGTACCTCGAAACCGGCACGCTCACGTGATAAACCACCTGGACCTAAAGCCGATAAACGGCGTTTGTGTGTGATCTCTGCCAATGGATTCGTTTGATCCATGAACTGAGATAACTGGTTAGTACCAAAGAACGAGTTGATAACCGATGATAACGTACGGGCATTAATCAAATCAGTTGGTGTAAACACCTCGTTATCGCGAATATTCATACGCTCACGGATTGTTCTGGCCATACGGGCCAAACCAACACCAAATTGTGCGTACAATTGCTCACCTACCGTACGTACACGACGGTTAGACAAGTGATCGATATCATCTACCTCTTCTTTTGAGTTGATCAATTTGATCAGGTATTTCACAATTGCAATAATATCTGCTTTTGTTAATACTTTAACCTCATCAGGGGTATTCATTTTTAATTTACGGTTGATGCGGTAACGACCAACATCTCCTAAATCGTAACGTTTATCTGAAAAGAATAAACGATCAATGATACCACGGGCTGTTTCCTCATCAGGTGGTTCTGCGTTACGCAAAGCACGATAGATGTTTTCTACAGCTTCTTTTTCTGAGTTTGATGTATCTTTCTGTAATGTATTATATATAATGGTATAATCAGCCTGACTTGCGCCATCTTCTTTAGATAAGATGATGCTTTTTACGCCAGCTTCGATAACCATATCAATGTGTTCGTCTTCTAAAACGGTTTCTCTTTCAAGAATCACTTCATTACGGTCGATAGAAACTACTTCACCTGTATCTTCATCTACAAAATCTTCAACCCATTTTTTCAATACTCTTGCCGCCAGTTTACGACCGATGTATTTCTTCAAACCTGATTTACTAACTTTTACTTCGTCAGCAAGATCAAAAAGTTCTAAGATATCTTTATCAGAATCGTAACCGATAGCACGTAATAAAGTGGTAACCGGGAATTTTTTCTTACGATCGATATAAGCATACATCACGTTATTAACGTCTGTAGCGAACTCGATCCATGAACCTTTGAAAGGAATTACACGTGCAGAATACAATTTGGTTCCATTTGTGTGACGGCTTTGACCGAAGAACACTCCTGGAGAACGGTGTAATTGCGAAACGATAACACGTTCTGCACCGTTGATAACAAACGTACCTTTTGGTGTCATATACGGGATTGTACCTAAGTACACGTCCTGGATAATGGTTTCAAAATCTTCATGTTCTACATCATTACAAGAAAGCTTCAGCTTTGCTTTTAATGGAACATTGTAGGTTAATCCACGCTCAATACACTCATGTATATCGTAACGTGGCGGATCAACAAAATAATCAAGAAACTCCAATACGAAGATATTTCTTGAATCTGTTATTGGAAAGTTTTCAGCAAACACTTTAAACAAACCTTCGCTAGAGCGATCGTCTGATGTGGTATCTATCTGGAAAAATTCTCTGAATGATTGCAATTGCACATCCAGAAAATCCGGATAGTCTATAATGTGCTTACTAGTTGCAAAATTTACTCTTTGTTCGACTGTCTTTGCCAATGGACTAAAAGATTTTAGTTTAAGAATAAACTATTTGTTTGGTTTCAGTTTCAAGCATTCTCATTAACCAAACAAAATGAGATGTTTATAAACAGGTAAAGACACCGACATTTTCAGTCGGTGTCTAATACATTTTTAGCTTAGCTAAGTTAAGTGATTACTTAATCTCAACTACTGCTCCAGCTTCTTCTAATTGTTTTTTAAGAGCTTCTGCTTCGTCTTTAGTAACACCAGCTTTTAATTCTTTTGGTGCTCCGTCAACTAAGTCTTTTGCTTCTTTCAAACCAAGGCCAGTTAAGTCTTTAACAAGTTTTACAACTGCTAATTTAGCGCCACCAGCTTCTTTTAAGATAACATCAAATGATGTTTTTTCTGCAGCAGCAGCAGGTGCATCACCACCAGCAGCAGGACCAGCAACTACAGCAGCAGCTGCAGGCTCGATACCATACTCGTCTTTTAAGATTTGAGCTAATTCGTTAACTTCTTTAACTGTTAAGTTTACTAATTGCTCAGCAAACGATTTTAAATCTGCCATTTTATTAAGATTTTAAAAATTTACGTAAAAATAATTTTGTTTAATTGCGAACTTAAGGTGTTCGTTAACCTTCTCTTTCTTGTAGAGTTTTAACAATTCCTGCAATTTTGCCTCCGCTTGATTTAAGCGCAGATATAACATTCTTAGCTGGTGATTGTAATAATCCAATGATATCGCCAATAAGCTCTTCTCTCGATTTTAAGCTTACTAAGTTATTCAATTGGTCATCGCCAACGTATACTGATGAATCTATATATGCTGCTTTAAGCAATGGTTTATCAGATGTTCTTCTCAAAGTTTTAATCAACTTAGCCGGAGCGTTTGCTGTTTTTGAGAATAATAATGATGATGAACCTTTAAGGGCTTCGTATATCTCAGAAGCATCGCCATCTAAACCTTCAATCGCTTTGCGGATTAAAGAGTTTTTAGCAACTTTCATGATGATATCACCTTCGAAACATTTGCGGCGGATGTTGTTAATCTGCTCAACAGAAAGGCTAGAAGTATCAGCAATATAAAAATTGCCATACTCTTGCATTTGTCCTTGTAGTTCTAAAACTACTTCGTTTTTTTCTTCTCTGTTCATGATTAAATCCCCGCTACTGATTTTGTTTCAATTGCAATTCCAGGACTCATTGTAGAAGACACGTGAATGCTTTTAAAATAAGTTCCTTTAGCAGCAGATGGTTTTAATTTTGAAATTACCTGAATGATTTCAAGTGCATTCTCATAAATTTTATCTGCTGGGAATGATACTTTCCCTATTGAAGCGTGTATAATACCGCTTTTGTCTACTTTAAAATCAATCTTACCTGCTTTAACCTCTGTTACAGCTTTACCAACTTCGTTAGTTACTGTGCCAGATTTTGGGTTTGGCATTAAGTTCCTTGGACCTAAAACGCGGCCTAATTTACCT from Flavobacterium sp. W4I14 includes these protein-coding regions:
- a CDS encoding DNA-directed RNA polymerase subunit beta' (product_source=KO:K03046; cath_funfam=2.40.40.20,2.40.50.100; cog=COG0086; ko=KO:K03046; pfam=PF00623,PF04983,PF04997,PF04998,PF05000; smart=SM00663; superfamily=64484; tigrfam=TIGR02386) produces the protein MSYKKDNKLKSNFTSITISLSSPEIILERSSGEVLKPETINYRTYKPERDGLFCERIFGPVKDYECHCGKYKRIRYKGIVCDRCGVEVTEKKVRRERMGHIALVVPVAHIWYFRSLPNKIGYLLGLPTKKLDLIIYYERYVVIQSGLMAEEGINYMDFLTEEEYLDILDKLPKENQYLDDKDPNKFIAKMGAEALEDLLKRIDLDTLSYDLRHQAANETSQQRKNEALKRLQVVEAFRGANTRIENRPEWMIVKIVPVIPPELRPLVPLEGGRFATSDLNDLYRRVIIRNNRLKRLIEIKAPEVILRNEKRMLQEAVDSLFDNSRKVNAVKTEGNRALKSLSDILKGKQGRFRQNLLGKRVDYSARSVIVVGPSLKLHECGIPKDMAAELYKPFIIRKMIERGVVKTVKSAKKIVDRKDPLVWDILENVLKGHPVLLNRAPTLHRLGIQAFQPKLIEGKAIQLHPLVCTAFNADFDGDQMAVHLPLGNAAILEAQVLMLAAHNILNPANGTPITVPSQDMVLGLYYITKGRRTDETRVVKGQDSNFYSPEEVIIAYNEKELDLHAFIKVRVNVKQADGSIVNKLTETTVGRVLFNQMVPEEVGYINELLTKKSLRDIIGEVVKMTGMARASQFLDDIKELGFKMAFQGGLSFNLQDVNIPVEKHTLLEQAAAEVEEVRNNYNMGFITNNERYNQIIDIWTRINNRLTTFVMTQLSSDNQGFNSVYMMLDSGARGSKEQIRQLCGMRGLMAKPQKSGSGGDIIENPILSNFKEGLSVLEYFISTHGARKGLADTALKTADAGYLTRRLHDVAQDMIVNDNDCGTLRGMYTTALKDQEDIVEPLYDRILGRTSLHDVYNPLDNTLLVGAGEDINEDVAKLIEESPLEGIEIRSVLTCESKRGVCALCYGRNLASGKRVQRGEAVGVIAAQSIGEPGTQLTLRTFHVGGTASNIAAESNIVAKFDGVIEFENIRTVDTQTEEGTVQVVLGRSGEFKIVEPGTGRIIVTNNIPYGAFLFVKEGDKLSKGDKICSWDPYNAVILSEFAGKAQFDAIIEGVTFREESDEQTGHREKVIIDTRDKTKNPSVQIVDKKGEFIKGYNIPVGAHVSVDEGEAIQTGQIIAKIPRATGKTRDITGGLPRVTELFEARNPSNPAVVTEIDGVVTLGGVKRGNREITIESKDGEVKKYLVPLSKHILVQDNDFVKAGMPLSDGSISPADILSIKGPAAVQEYLVNGIQEVYRLQGVKINDKHFEVIVHQMMQKVHIEDPGDTIFLENNAVDRWDFADENDAMYDKKVVEDAGDSTDFKPGQIVSLRRLRDENSQLKRKDLKQITVRDARPATASSILQGITRASLGTKSFISAASFQETTKVLNEAAIAGKRDNMLGLKENVIVGHLIPSGTGVRGYERIIVGSQEEYDKLLASKQEEVEA
- a CDS encoding DNA-directed RNA polymerase subunit beta (product_source=KO:K03043; cath_funfam=2.40.270.10,2.40.50.150,3.90.1100.10,3.90.1800.10; cog=COG0085; ko=KO:K03043; pfam=PF00562,PF04560,PF04561,PF04563,PF04565,PF10385; superfamily=64484; tigrfam=TIGR02013), translating into MAKTVEQRVNFATSKHIIDYPDFLDVQLQSFREFFQIDTTSDDRSSEGLFKVFAENFPITDSRNIFVLEFLDYFVDPPRYDIHECIERGLTYNVPLKAKLKLSCNDVEHEDFETIIQDVYLGTIPYMTPKGTFVINGAERVIVSQLHRSPGVFFGQSRHTNGTKLYSARVIPFKGSWIEFATDVNNVMYAYIDRKKKFPVTTLLRAIGYDSDKDILELFDLADEVKVSKSGLKKYIGRKLAARVLKKWVEDFVDEDTGEVVSIDRNEVILERETVLEDEHIDMVIEAGVKSIILSKEDGASQADYTIIYNTLQKDTSNSEKEAVENIYRALRNAEPPDEETARGIIDRLFFSDKRYDLGDVGRYRINRKLKMNTPDEVKVLTKADIIAIVKYLIKLINSKEEVDDIDHLSNRRVRTVGEQLYAQFGVGLARMARTIRERMNIRDNEVFTPTDLINARTLSSVINSFFGTNQLSQFMDQTNPLAEITHKRRLSALGPGGLSRERAGFEVRDVHYTHYGRLCTIETPEGPNIGLISSLCVHAKINNLGFIETPYKRVEDGKVVVDSDVIYLSAEDEDGKTIAQANAEYDDKGNFTTPRVKARYEGDFPIIEPEKLDLMDVAPNQITSIAASLIPFLEHDDANRALMGSNMQRQAVPLLRPEAPIVGTGLEGRVARDSRTLINAEGDGVVEYVDANEITIKYERNEDDRLVSFEGDSKTYRLIKFKKTNQNTCINLKPIVKKGQKVTKGQVLCEGYATENGELALGRNLKVAFMPWQGFNFEDAIVINERIVRDDVFTSLHIEEFELEVRDTKRGEEELTPDIPNVSEEATKDLDENGIIRIGADVKEGDILIGKITPKGESDPSPEEKLLRAIFGDKAGDVKDASLKTPPSIQGVVIDTKLFSRAKKTTKAEEKSAIEKLDKGYNNITEKLKAELVDKLFTIVNGKTSQGVFNIYKELLVAKGAKFTQKILAELDYNHISPNKWTTDDDKNEMIKMLLHNYGIRVNEELGAYKRDKFAISVGDELPSGIVQMAKVYVAKKRKLKVGDKMAGRHGNKGIVARIVRDEDMPFLADGTPVDIVLNPLGVPSRMNLGQIYETILAWAGQELGVKFATPIFDGATHQEVEEWIAKAGVPASGKTYLYNGLTGERFDQTTTVGIIYMLKLGHMVDDKMHARSIGPYSLITQQPLGGKAQFGGQRFGEMEVWALEAFGAANILQEILTVKSDDVIGRAKTYEAIVKGENLPTPGVPESFNVLVHELRGLGLDITLD
- a CDS encoding large subunit ribosomal protein L7/L12 (product_source=KO:K02935; cath_funfam=1.20.5.710,3.30.1390.10; cog=COG0222; ko=KO:K02935; pfam=PF00542,PF16320; superfamily=54736; tigrfam=TIGR00855); translated protein: MADLKSFAEQLVNLTVKEVNELAQILKDEYGIEPAAAAVVAGPAAGGDAPAAAAEKTSFDVILKEAGGAKLAVVKLVKDLTGLGLKEAKDLVDGAPKELKAGVTKDEAEALKKQLEEAGAVVEIK
- a CDS encoding large subunit ribosomal protein L10 (product_source=KO:K02864; cog=COG0244; ko=KO:K02864; pfam=PF00466; superfamily=160369), with product MNREEKNEVVLELQGQMQEYGNFYIADTSSLSVEQINNIRRKCFEGDIIMKVAKNSLIRKAIEGLDGDASEIYEALKGSSSLLFSKTANAPAKLIKTLRRTSDKPLLKAAYIDSSVYVGDDQLNNLVSLKSREELIGDIIGLLQSPAKNVISALKSSGGKIAGIVKTLQEREG